The Apium graveolens cultivar Ventura chromosome 6, ASM990537v1, whole genome shotgun sequence genome contains a region encoding:
- the LOC141665124 gene encoding uncharacterized protein LOC141665124, producing the protein MRLNAGNSDLENKTIADFSKWQLSVGDGKETNISPSPDTGEMLIKILDQYIIHTSGDPIQKLFEVTYPDFIQNISSHEYLRLRAILTPTNIVVDEINTTIVKKIPGMVYTYLSEDSIDDAGDDDNDFRSTFPVEYLNSINMPCIPKHELKLKVGVVVMLMRNLN; encoded by the coding sequence ATGCGGCTTAATGCAGGAAATAGTGATTTGGAGAACAAAACCATTGCGGACTTTAGCAAGTGGCAGCTTTCTGTCGGTGATGGCAAAGAAACCAATATTTCTCCAAGTCCAGACACTGGTGAAATGTTAATAAAGATTCTTGATCAATATATCATTCATACGTCCGGAGATCCAATCCAGAAGCTTTTTGAAGTGACGTACCCAGATTTTATACAAAATATCTCTTCACATGAATACCTCAGATTAAGGGCCATACTCACACCTACCAATATCGTGGTGGATGAGATTAATACAACGATAGTTAAAAAAATTCCTGGCATGGTTTACACTTATCTGAGTGAGGATTCAATTGATGATGCAGGTGATGATGATAATGATTTCAGATCCACTTTTCCAGTTGAGTATCTAAACTCTATCAATATGCCTTGCATTCCTAAGCATGAGTTAAAGTTGAAGGTAGGAGTTGTCGTCATGCTTATGAGAAACTTAAACTAG
- the LOC141665126 gene encoding uncharacterized protein LOC141665126 — protein MAICRTLGHPSLFLTMTTNTKWPEIQRMLKFLPGVDVVDAPDVVARVFKMKVDQLLDQIKNKNCFGRCIGVMHVIEFQKCGLPYAHMLIWLHPNDRPKTTEQIDKMVSVEIPDPSIGPVGYEAVKNYMIDGPCGTDCVNSPCMVKGRCIKYFPKRYNSYTYFDDCGFPIYKRRKTGITVKKKGIDLDNRYVVLYNRDLLIRFQWCTTTITPEKRLLDEVKQYLDGRYVCASEASWGIFGFDIHSRWPFVERLPVHVPNDKHVSFKGSQNLQQVFDNAGTKKIKLEAWFDANKTYAEAPNLTYSEFPSKFAWHPQPGIWKQRKRGDVIGRLAEVHSSSGELLYLCMLLLRIKGVVCFDDLNTVHGHVYNSFHEACAALVYSPVSHPRSLWEAHWGCMSDDILLLRRYLTGNPNICLSDIEVQNYPLTEKGGVFFVYGSGGCEKTFLWQTLCCRLRSEHKIVLPVASCGIAAVLLPGGRTAHSRFHIPLKLDENCSAGLRHGTDISELLQRTNLIIWDEAPMQHRHAFECVD, from the exons ATGGCAATTTGTCGAACACTTGGACACCCATCATTGTTCCTTACGATGACCACTAACACAAAATGGCCTGAAATTCAGAGGATGTTAAAATTTCTACCTGGTGTTGATGTTGTTGATGCACCCGACGTCGTTGCAAGGGTATTTAAAATGAAAGTTGACCAACTTCTTGATCAAATAAAAAATAAGAATTGCTTTGGACGTTGTATTGGAG TAATGCACGTCATAGAGTTTCAAAAGTGTGGATTGCCATATGCTCACATGTTAATATGGTTGCATCCAAACGATCGTCCCAAAACAACTGAACAAATAGATAAAATGGTTTCTGTAGAAATTCCTGATCCAAGTATTGGTCCAGTTGGTTACGAAGCTGTCAAGAATTACATGATCGACGGACCATGTGGCACTGACTGTGTCAATTCTCCGTGTATGGTTAAAGGTCGTTGTATTAAATATTTTCCTAAAAG GTATAATTCTTACACATACTTTGATGACTGTGGCTTTCCCATCTATAAGAGGAGGAAAACTGGAATTACCGTGAAGAAAAAGGGAATTGACCTGGATAATCGTTATGTTGTCCTCTACAATCGAGATCTTCTAATAAGATTTCAAT gGTGCACAACCACAATCACTCCTGAGAAACGGCTGCTTGATGAAGTCAAGCAATACTTGGATGGAAGATATGTTTGTGCATCTGAAGCATCATGGGGGATATTTGGTTTTGACATCCATTCCCGGTGGCCTTTCGTTGAACGATTGCCAGTACATGTACCGAATGACAAGCATGTGTCGTTTAAAGGCTCACAAAATCTACAGCAAGTTTTCGACAATGCTGGAACAAAGAAAATCAAATTAGAAGCATGGTTTGATGCAAATAAAACATATGCAGAGGCCCCAAATTTAACCTATTCAGAATTTCCAAGCAAGTTTGCATGGCATCCACAACCTGGTATCTGGAAACAGAGGAAAAGAGGTGATGTCATCGGTAGGCTTGCTGAAGTACATTCATCTAGTGGTGAACTATTATATCTCTGCATGCTCCTGCTCAGGATTAAAGGTGTTGTATGTTTTGATGATTTGAATACAGTCCACGGCCATGTTTATAACTCCTTTCACGAAGCCTGTGCCGCACTAG TATACAGTCCAGTCTCTCATCCGCGTAGCCTTTGGGAAGCTCATTGGGGATGCATGTCAGATGATATTCTTCTTCTGAGGCGATATCTCACTGGGAATCCAAACATTTGTCTATCAGATATTGAGGTCCAGAATTACCCTCTTACAG AAAAGGGTGGTGTTTTCTTTGTTTACGGAAGTGGAGGATGTGAAAAGACTTTCTTGTGGCAGACACTGTGTTGTCGATTACGATCAGAGCATAAGATTGTGCTTCCTGTTGCCTCATGTGGTATAGCTGCTGTGTTGCTTCCTGGTGGAAGAACCGCACACTCCCGATTTCACATTCCACTCAAGCTTGATGAAAATTGTTCTGCCGGTTTAAGACACGGGACTGATATTTCTGAGCTACTTCAGCGAACTAATTTAATAATTTGGGATGAGGCTCCTATGCAACATCGTCATGCTTTTGAATGCGTTGATTGA